Proteins from one Deltaproteobacteria bacterium genomic window:
- a CDS encoding glucose-6-phosphate isomerase — MVSLLGPYQSDVDHALEEMRDKQIMNRIWDHDYTIWGDDPDEIANRLGWLHSPETMADAVSNIEAFVEEVRAEGYDRALLLGMGGSSLAPEVYRRVFGVKNGYLDLSVLDSTDPGAILTRWDALDPAKTLFIVSTKSGGTVETMSFMKYFYTRTVKALGVKEGKRHFTAITDPGSGLASAARDLGFRKIFLNDPNIGGRYSALSYFGLVPAALIGLDLHLLLKRADTMACNSEGCNCPVGGDNLAARLGAVLGTLANAGRDKLTLVTSPAVSAFGPWVEQLIAESTGKQGKGILPVEGETPGPPAVYARDRLFVYLRLEGDDALDEWMKTVSDSGHPVLELNLDDLYDLGGQFFLWEMATAVTGKFLGINPFDQPNVESAKILARKMVDAFKNEGRLPEPQATLTIDGITVYTEKGAGSLEDAIRAFMSTADPGKEEAAGRSYIAIQAYLAPSAETTADLQEFRTRLQLSYRMATTVGYGPRFLHSTGQLHKGDAGNGMFFQITADTVEDVSIPDQAGEAASSITFGILKTAQALGDRQALLDAGRPVIRFHLGKDIAAGLMRLVGAVA, encoded by the coding sequence ATGGTTTCTCTTTTGGGTCCTTATCAGTCTGATGTGGATCATGCACTTGAGGAAATGCGGGATAAACAGATCATGAACCGCATCTGGGATCATGATTATACGATATGGGGAGATGACCCTGATGAAATTGCCAACCGGCTTGGCTGGCTTCACAGTCCGGAAACAATGGCTGACGCCGTATCGAATATTGAGGCCTTTGTGGAGGAGGTGCGGGCCGAAGGGTATGATCGGGCGCTCCTTTTGGGCATGGGCGGCTCCAGTCTGGCGCCGGAGGTGTATCGCCGGGTTTTCGGGGTCAAAAACGGATATCTCGATCTGTCCGTTCTGGACAGTACGGACCCCGGCGCAATCCTGACCAGATGGGACGCACTCGACCCTGCCAAAACCCTTTTCATCGTCTCCACCAAGTCGGGCGGGACAGTGGAAACCATGTCCTTCATGAAATATTTCTATACCCGGACGGTGAAAGCCTTGGGTGTTAAAGAAGGGAAAAGGCATTTTACCGCCATCACCGATCCTGGAAGCGGCTTGGCGTCTGCTGCAAGAGACCTGGGCTTTCGGAAGATTTTTCTCAATGACCCGAATATCGGCGGCCGCTATTCGGCCCTTTCCTACTTCGGATTGGTCCCCGCAGCATTGATCGGCCTGGATCTTCACCTGCTTCTGAAGAGGGCCGATACCATGGCCTGCAATTCCGAGGGCTGCAACTGCCCGGTGGGTGGTGATAATCTTGCCGCAAGGCTGGGAGCAGTCCTGGGGACCCTTGCAAATGCAGGCAGGGACAAGCTTACGCTGGTGACTTCACCGGCCGTCTCCGCGTTCGGCCCCTGGGTGGAGCAGCTCATCGCGGAGAGTACCGGGAAGCAGGGCAAGGGCATCCTGCCCGTTGAGGGTGAAACCCCGGGCCCACCTGCCGTCTATGCCCGGGATCGCCTCTTCGTTTACCTGAGACTCGAAGGAGACGATGCCCTTGATGAGTGGATGAAGACCGTGTCGGATTCGGGGCATCCCGTCCTGGAGCTGAATCTCGACGATCTTTATGACCTTGGGGGCCAGTTCTTCCTCTGGGAAATGGCGACCGCCGTGACCGGGAAGTTCCTGGGGATCAATCCCTTTGACCAACCCAACGTGGAGTCCGCGAAGATTCTGGCCCGCAAGATGGTGGACGCCTTCAAAAACGAGGGGAGACTTCCGGAGCCCCAGGCGACGCTCACGATCGACGGGATAACGGTTTATACTGAAAAGGGCGCGGGCAGCCTCGAGGATGCCATCAGGGCATTCATGTCAACGGCCGACCCTGGAAAGGAAGAAGCTGCAGGCCGGAGTTATATCGCCATCCAGGCCTACCTGGCGCCTTCAGCGGAAACGACCGCGGATCTTCAGGAATTCCGTACGAGACTTCAGCTGTCTTATCGCATGGCCACGACCGTGGGATACGGCCCCCGCTTTCTTCACTCTACCGGGCAGCTTCATAAGGGGGACGCTGGAAACGGTATGTTTTTTCAGATCACGGCGGATACGGTGGAAGATGTTTCCATACCCGATCAGGCGGGTGAGGCGGCGTCGTCCATCACTTTCGGTATTCTGAAAACGGCCCAGGCCTTAGGCGACCGTCAGGCCCTGCTGGATGCCGGGCGTCCTGTAATTCGTTTCCATCTGGGGAAAGATATCGCGGCAGGCTTGATGCGGCTGGTGGGGGCAGTGGCATGA
- a CDS encoding radical SAM protein encodes MGWEISPRVGDILDKAREFAGISRDDAHFLLSLDVESKESYAVMETANRLSRKQFKGKGENHLHIGVNVAPCPFNCTFCSLTAKAGIFKESVNFSEEKILCWARMGEAQSADGLNIMTTGTFSFERLLEIGSLLKKVVSVPLVANTRDITHREGERLLEAGFVGAYHAARLGEGMDTPFKREKRIQTIQVLNDVGLLWMNCIEPVGPEHPLDEIVDLMFLARKHRAVYSGVMRRINFPGSPMEGFGMITEREMARMVAVSRLVMGDVPRAHCTHEPHSASLMAGANLFFPEVGASPRDGMADTGEGRGKSPAACREIFKEMGWDPDLPSNCFQGAASS; translated from the coding sequence ATGGGATGGGAAATTTCACCACGGGTCGGCGACATACTGGATAAGGCTCGGGAATTTGCAGGAATCAGCAGGGATGACGCCCATTTTCTGCTGAGTCTTGATGTCGAATCCAAGGAGAGCTATGCGGTCATGGAGACGGCGAACCGGCTTTCCAGAAAACAGTTTAAGGGAAAAGGAGAGAACCATCTCCATATCGGGGTGAATGTGGCGCCCTGTCCCTTCAACTGCACCTTCTGCTCGCTCACGGCAAAGGCCGGGATTTTCAAAGAGAGCGTGAATTTCTCTGAGGAAAAAATCCTTTGCTGGGCCAGAATGGGGGAAGCCCAATCCGCAGATGGCCTGAACATTATGACCACCGGTACCTTCTCTTTTGAGAGGCTGCTGGAGATCGGAAGTCTCCTTAAAAAAGTAGTCTCGGTTCCCCTGGTGGCCAATACCCGCGACATCACCCACCGGGAAGGAGAGAGGCTCCTGGAAGCCGGTTTTGTCGGGGCCTATCATGCGGCCCGCCTGGGCGAAGGGATGGATACCCCCTTCAAAAGAGAGAAGCGCATCCAAACCATCCAGGTCCTCAATGACGTGGGCTTGCTGTGGATGAACTGCATAGAGCCGGTCGGACCGGAGCACCCTCTGGATGAGATCGTGGATCTCATGTTTCTGGCAAGGAAGCATCGGGCCGTGTACAGCGGGGTCATGCGGCGAATCAATTTCCCGGGCTCTCCCATGGAAGGGTTCGGCATGATCACGGAACGGGAGATGGCCCGGATGGTGGCGGTCAGTCGCCTCGTGATGGGGGATGTGCCCCGGGCCCACTGCACCCACGAGCCGCATTCGGCATCGCTGATGGCGGGGGCCAACCTCTTTTTCCCGGAGGTGGGCGCCAGTCCCAGGGACGGAATGGCCGACACAGGGGAAGGGAGGGGGAAGAGTCCCGCTGCCTGCCGGGAGATCTTCAAGGAGATGGGATGGGATCCGGACCTGCCGTCCAACTGTTTTCAGGGTGCGGCTTCCAGTTAA